Proteins encoded together in one Porites lutea chromosome 2, jaPorLute2.1, whole genome shotgun sequence window:
- the LOC140928174 gene encoding uncharacterized protein, which yields MADSKVVINDETFDLVTIPDAKSQMVLKAKDLLLGSLDLQSLVDDLGKLGNFIRVAYNGVAGHTEVQIKVQRVGYKVTKLADKSAVTVHQFKGASQSVLQELKSTYQYLLDGFEGMALETLSMLTDVAAEMAKAADELHSDFEKATDDVIDALEDTQKAKGAEEKQKKTREEERKDFESRMKQAEQRQKNALEAEAKAQLLYDKAQEKEDTALDKQDSLLSAVGSIFNGMISAAGNAMTGNMEKAAEAIEKIGDKSGYKEAMKMANQEKMKHLDELQKEREIRQKAIEECIEFAEKIKRCQDDNALAEAAIEALHSSIGALKSLSAIMMKAAVFWQQMQSHCESIAKGEMQKLVQKALDKYDDEKRLKFWTSTGFKKSAVQYYSKWVALDDVCGVYMLQIRDTRQDLYNYLEENPTIEQAKKNVRQLATEFAKDLKQAQEKLAEDNQKALEEKKSLEDN from the coding sequence ATGGCTGACTCTAAGGTTGTCATTAATGACGAAACCTTCGATCTTGTTACAATTCCAGATGCAAAAAGCCAAATGGTGCTGAAAGCCAAAGACCTTCTGCTTGGTTCGCTTGATCTCCAAAGTCTTGTGGACGACCTGGGAAAACTCGGTAACTTCATTCGTGTGGCTTACAATGGCGTGGCAGGGCACACCGAGGTGCAGATTAAAGTACAGAGAGTCGGATATAAAGTAACAAAGCTGGCCGACAAATCAGCAGTCACGGTGCACCAATTTAAAGGCGCATCGCAAAGTGTGCTCCAAGAGCTGAAGAGCACCTATCAATATCTGTTGGATGGATTCGAAGGTATGGCTCTGGAAACACTTTCGATGTTGACAGACGTCGCAGCAGAAATGGCGAAGGCCGCAGACGAATTACACAGCGACTTTGAAAAGGCTACAGATGATGTCATTGACGCTTTGGAAGACACTCAGAAAGCAAAAGGCGCcgaagaaaagcaaaagaaaactcgTGAGGAAGAACGAAAGGACTTTGAATCGAGAATGAAGCAAGCAGAGCAAAGGCAAAAGAATGCTCTTGAAGCGGAAGCAAAAGCGCAACTGTTATATGACAAGGcccaagaaaaagaagatacGGCTTTGGATAAGCAAGACAGCCTTCTAAGCGCCGTGGGAAGTATATTTAATGGAATGATAAGTGCTGCAGGCAACGCTATGACAGGAAATATGGAAAAAGCCGCCGAAGCGATAGAGAAAATTGGTGATAAGTCGGGCTACAAAGAAGCTATGAAGATGGCAAATCAAGAAAAGATGAAGCATCTAGATGAGTTGCAGAAAGAACGAGAAATTCGCCAAAAGGCCATAGAAGAGTGCATTGAATTTGCCGAGAAGATAAAGAGGTGTCAAGATGACAACGCCTTGGCAGAAGCAGCTATAGAGGCATTGCACAGCTCCATTGGCGCACTCAAATCATTATCCGCCATTATGATGAAAGCAGCAGTGTTCTGGCAGCAAATGCAAAGCCACTGCGAGTCTATAGCCAAGGGAGAAATGCAGAAATTGGTGCAAAAGGCCTTGGATAAGTATGATGACGAAAAGCGACTGAAGTTTTGGACATCAACGGGCTTCAAGAAAAGTGCAGTGCAATACTATTCCAAATGGGTTGCTCTGGATGACGTGTGTGGTGTGTACATGCTACAAATCAGGGATACCAGGCAAGATCTTTACAACTACCTAGAAGAAAACCCAACCATCGAGCAGGCCAAGAAGAACGTACGTCAGCTGGCAACAGAGTTTGCAAAGGATCTCAAACAGGCTCAAGAAAAGTTGGCAGAGGATAATCAGAAGGCTTTAGAAGAGAAAAAGTCGCTCGAGGACAACTGA
- the LOC140928175 gene encoding uncharacterized protein, with amino-acid sequence MSLIATSSRCFNALEAAVEAVKTGNVDSSEVMIKSIRQDGVLLQKQASILCDEFKQDEKKQQELDEDLTRQINKLHAEEVELKNRRQGLEAKKLALNEERERCCRNKRDASRRYENAKAEKREAEEKFEEAKKWCWVPGYGTFLVVRELVENNEEKARDARREMERYDGEMSRAESNIRTANTAISQTEEDQNDISKKVAVLNRQREACHEELGKIKTLISFIMQATTFWEEVIMLASAATIKTEQVQKIVDLAAKKNSVKILSSRGTETKMRSFKESWMEVAEMFASEENKLLSNEKFFLMSH; translated from the exons ATGTCACTAATCGCAACAAGTTCTAGGTGTTTCAATGCACTGGAAGCAGCCGTTGAGGCAGTGAAAACCGGTAACGTTGACAGCTCAGAGGTTATGATTAAATCCATAAGACAAGACGGAGTGTTGTTACAAAAACAGGCGTCAATCCTCTGTGATGAGTTCAAACAGGACGAGAAGAAGCAGCAAGAATTAGACGAGGATCTAACTAGGCAGATAAACAAGTTACACGCCGAAGAGGTTGAGCTTAAAAACAGGAGGCAAGGTTTGGAAGCGAAGAAATTAGCGCTGAATGAAGAGAGAGAACGTTGCTGCCGAAACAAACGAGATGCATCTCGGAGATACGAAAATGCAAAGGCAGAGAAGAGAGAAGCTGAAGAGAAATTCGAGGAAGCGAAAAAATGGTGTTGGGTGCCTGGTTACGGCACGTTTCTAGTCGTTCGAGAACTTGTTGAAAACAATGAGGAAAAGGCTCGTGATGCACGCAGAGAAATGGAGCGTTATGACGGAGAAATGAGCAGAGCCGAAAGTAACATCCGGACGGCAAACACCGCTATTTCGCAG ACAGAGGAGGACCAAaatgacatttcaaagaaagtGGCAGTCCTAAATAGACAACGAGAAGCATGTCACGAGGAGCTTGGTAAAATCAAGACCTTGATTTCATTTATTATGCAAGCTACTACATTCTGGGAGGAAGTGATCATGCTCGCCAGCGCAGCAACAATCAAAACCGAACAGGTTCAAAAGATTGTGGATCTGGCTGCCAAGAAAAATAGTGTCAAGATTCTCAGTAGCAGAGGAACAGAGACTAAGATGAGGTCATTCAAAGAATCCTGGATGGAAGTAGCAGAGATGTTTGCTTCTGAAGAAAACAAGCTGCTATCAAACG AAAAATTCTTCCTTATGTCTCATTGA
- the LOC140925939 gene encoding uncharacterized protein has product MNELYKQEEDLKKKITGLETKKHLMVKERERSSRKKQDAWRRYKQAQTEMKDAESKYKEFQNYWWVPIYGTYLGLRELFESNTTKVREAHNEMQGYERDMERAEEDIAWANSAVWEAEKEQSKILSQVEYLKRQRDACHEKLGDIKTLTTVVMQAVRFWEEVGMLTNTATIKTEQLQILIDLAAEENTERILNSKGLHTTTTSFKDRWMEVAEMITSEKNNLTINGLLVTKTDMSLKH; this is encoded by the exons ATGAACGAATTGTATAAGCAGGAGGAGgatctaaaaaagaaaataacaggaTTGGAAACAAAGAAACACCTGATGGTCAAAGAAAGGGAACGATCCAGTCGAAAGAAGCAGGATGCATGGAGGAGATATAAACAGGCACAGACAGAGATGAAGGATGCTGAGAGCAAATATAAGGAGTTTCAAAATTATTGGTGGGTACCCATTTATGGCACCTACCTTGGTCTTCGAGAACTGTTTGAATCCAACACGACAAAGGTCCGTGAAGCTCACAACGAGATGCAAGGTTATGAAAGGGATATGGAGAGAGCTGAGGAGGACATCGCATGGGCGAACTCTGCCGTTTGGGAG GCAGAGAAGGAGCAAAGTAAGATTTTAAGCCAAGTGGAATACCTAAAAAGGCAAAGAGATGCATGCCATGAAAAACTAGGAGACATCAAAACCTTAACTACAGTTGTTATGCAAGCTGTTCGATTCTGGGAGGAGGTAGGCATGCTTACTAATacagcaacaataaaaacaGAACAGCTTCAAATTTTAATTGATCTGGCTGCCGAGGAAAACACTGAAAGGATTCTCAACAGCAAGGGTCTGCACACCACGACAACTTCATTCAAAGACCGCTGGATGGAAGTGGCAGAGATGATTACTTCAGAAAAGAACAACCTGACTATAAATGGTTTGCTGGTCACAAAAACAGATATGTCACTTAAACATTGA